The following coding sequences lie in one Streptomyces venezuelae genomic window:
- a CDS encoding MarR family winged helix-turn-helix transcriptional regulator encodes MGAAEEGVTPGAQDDDGGQETQEARGEDREFLSLERELSLLLRRARASSGEMARQVHPDLEPAAYGLLVCLDDSGPQRATDLAAFIGVGKATMSRQLRALEELGLVAREPDPADGRAWLIRLTPEGRTRFRTVRAARRARYVRRLASWDRAEVAELARLLGRLNASAEN; translated from the coding sequence ATGGGTGCTGCAGAAGAGGGCGTGACGCCCGGCGCGCAGGACGACGACGGCGGACAGGAGACGCAGGAGGCACGGGGAGAGGACCGCGAGTTCCTCTCCTTGGAGCGGGAGTTGTCGCTCCTGCTGCGCCGCGCGCGGGCCTCCTCGGGCGAGATGGCCCGGCAGGTCCACCCCGACCTTGAGCCCGCCGCGTACGGGCTGCTCGTCTGCCTGGACGACTCGGGTCCGCAGCGGGCCACCGACCTCGCCGCCTTCATCGGCGTCGGCAAGGCCACGATGAGCCGCCAGCTGCGCGCCCTCGAAGAGCTCGGTCTGGTCGCGCGCGAGCCCGACCCGGCCGACGGCCGCGCCTGGCTCATCCGGCTCACGCCCGAGGGCCGCACCCGCTTCCGCACGGTGCGCGCCGCCCGCCGCGCCCGGTACGTACGGCGGCTCGCGAGCTGGGACCGCGCCGAGGTCGCCGAACTCGCCCGACTGCTCGGCCGCCTGAACGCGAGCGCGGAGAACTGA
- a CDS encoding protein phosphatase 2C domain-containing protein, whose amino-acid sequence MRIELATEPGDPARPNEDYASVALPASGQGGSLVLLDGVTPPEGSVGCPHSVPWFTARLGGALGELSVSRRDMTLTEVLAAGITRTAEAHGSTCDLSHPRTPQATVVLVRWDDERVEHLVLSDSALLIAGHDGEVTAVLDRRLAELPPAVQALRDQVRALPRGSAERDVAARAYGTAVEALRNAEDGFFTAASDPSAAGRAVTGELPRADVTAVAALTDGAGRWVETFREGDWTDCFALLRKQGPRHLVDRVRELERADPDRLAFPRGKRHDDAAVVYAEW is encoded by the coding sequence ATGCGTATCGAACTCGCCACCGAGCCCGGTGACCCCGCACGTCCCAACGAGGACTACGCGTCGGTCGCGCTTCCCGCGTCCGGACAGGGCGGATCGCTCGTCCTGCTCGACGGCGTGACCCCGCCGGAGGGGTCGGTGGGCTGTCCGCATTCCGTCCCTTGGTTCACTGCGCGACTGGGCGGCGCGCTGGGGGAACTGTCCGTTTCACGCCGGGATATGACGCTCACTGAGGTCCTGGCGGCCGGCATCACGCGTACCGCCGAGGCACATGGTTCAACCTGTGACCTTTCTCACCCACGCACCCCACAGGCAACCGTGGTGCTCGTGCGCTGGGACGACGAGCGCGTCGAGCACCTCGTCCTGTCCGACTCGGCGCTCCTCATAGCGGGCCACGACGGGGAGGTGACGGCCGTCCTCGACCGGCGCCTCGCCGAACTGCCGCCCGCCGTGCAGGCCCTGCGCGACCAGGTGCGCGCCCTGCCCCGCGGCTCCGCGGAGCGGGACGTGGCGGCCCGCGCCTACGGAACGGCGGTCGAGGCACTGCGCAACGCCGAGGACGGCTTCTTCACGGCCGCGTCCGACCCGTCGGCCGCCGGGCGCGCGGTCACCGGTGAGCTGCCGCGTGCGGACGTCACGGCGGTGGCGGCGCTCACCGACGGGGCCGGGCGGTGGGTCGAGACGTTCCGCGAGGGCGACTGGACGGACTGCTTCGCGCTGCTGCGCAAGCAGGGGCCGCGGCATCTGGTGGACCGGGTGCGGGAATTGGAGCGCGCGGACCCGGACCGCCTGGCCTTTCCGCGCGGCAAGCGCCACGACGACGCGGCGGTCGTCTACGCGGAGTGGTGA
- a CDS encoding nitrate- and nitrite sensing domain-containing protein, whose product MRAPVQKMRPRRKGKQTAPEGATPGATTPTEHVPERTAADASAPDAAPPPVNKAPTARVRNRLIVAVAVVAAAIAGAGAPAVLAASADLNDTQNLVTLAEQTQQAVSLGHSLADERDEVTTFIAAGRPQDKGLSQSRSARVDRQIDELRGADAPAGLRGDLADIAAVRRAALTGKSTALEAHEAYTKVIAELHGLTRDLAEKLPPEANQGALALSDLDHAVEQAAAARGLLLAALALPRPTGTSTVDPVTGLPTTVTEESPTDAKRRDELSSAAQQARVRELAALADFRDAASDPARATYESTVTGSEVGAAEKYLERLTDQPKLSAAERRYDRKKVDAALSARIETMRGAESALAVERTKHLAQLRDDDVTALEIRIALVGVCLLVAVGVAMGAARSLTRPLAVLRLGSARLATDPAPQEPIRFTGRDDEFAQVVRSVNALHGHAAALTERLATLESDRKHLIGQRQSMADERAALREELAEASAHLERVRQSIHGTFVNLALRTLGLVERQLAVIEHLEDREQDPDRLATLFKLDHLATVMRRHSENLLVLAGAEHGHQHPGAVPLVDVVRAAVSEIERYERVRIATLPPHTHVAGFAADDISHLTAELLENATSFSPPDSSVEVSGWLLENGEVMLSVQDEGIGVTQDRMRELNARLADFDPDDAYDQESGDGLGLGLYVVARLAARHGARVRLRDQKQGGVAAVVVLPEGILADAPSQAPVVTPPRAGEPLTHLPGSEAEANSNVLPGRLAGAPGEDPLIAAAERTLETERPSPSPEPGPGPGPDAGPEPDTDPTPEPGPDPDTGPSPSPETTMELAVPPVPEETAEELAPEPQPQPQPETEQESAPQPEPDSTRPAPPKWERVTDKGLPKRTPKITAPAAAAPTPRTGSVDAESLRRRLGNFHQGAISGRRDVEAEIAGDGSGDDSGDEKNERAADVMGDPVEEASS is encoded by the coding sequence ATGCGAGCACCGGTGCAGAAGATGCGGCCTCGGCGCAAAGGCAAGCAGACGGCCCCGGAAGGGGCCACGCCGGGCGCGACGACTCCAACCGAGCATGTGCCGGAGCGCACGGCCGCGGACGCCTCCGCGCCCGACGCCGCGCCGCCGCCGGTCAACAAGGCGCCCACCGCACGCGTACGCAATCGGCTGATCGTCGCCGTCGCGGTCGTGGCCGCCGCCATCGCGGGCGCGGGCGCACCCGCCGTCCTCGCGGCGTCCGCCGACCTGAACGACACGCAGAACCTGGTCACCCTCGCCGAACAGACCCAGCAGGCGGTCTCCCTCGGCCACTCGCTCGCCGACGAGCGGGACGAGGTCACCACCTTCATCGCCGCCGGGCGGCCGCAGGACAAGGGGCTCTCCCAGAGCCGCAGCGCCCGCGTGGACCGGCAGATCGACGAGCTCCGCGGCGCCGACGCGCCCGCCGGACTGCGCGGCGACCTCGCCGACATCGCCGCCGTGCGCAGAGCGGCGCTCACCGGCAAGAGCACCGCTCTCGAAGCCCACGAGGCGTACACGAAGGTCATCGCCGAACTGCACGGCCTCACCCGCGACCTGGCCGAGAAGCTGCCCCCCGAGGCCAACCAGGGCGCCCTCGCCCTCTCCGACCTCGACCACGCCGTCGAACAGGCCGCCGCCGCCCGCGGCCTCCTCCTCGCCGCCCTCGCCCTGCCCCGCCCCACCGGCACCTCCACCGTCGACCCGGTCACCGGCCTGCCGACCACCGTCACCGAGGAGTCGCCCACCGACGCCAAGCGGCGCGACGAGCTCAGCTCCGCCGCCCAGCAGGCCCGCGTCCGCGAGCTGGCCGCACTCGCCGACTTCCGTGACGCGGCGAGCGACCCGGCCCGCGCCACGTACGAGTCGACCGTCACCGGCTCCGAGGTCGGCGCCGCCGAGAAGTACCTGGAGCGCCTCACCGACCAGCCGAAGCTCTCCGCGGCCGAGCGGCGCTACGACCGGAAGAAGGTCGACGCCGCGCTCTCCGCCCGCATCGAGACGATGCGCGGCGCCGAGTCCGCGCTCGCCGTCGAGCGGACCAAGCACCTGGCCCAGCTGCGCGACGACGACGTCACGGCACTGGAGATCCGGATCGCCCTCGTCGGCGTCTGCCTGCTCGTCGCCGTCGGCGTCGCCATGGGCGCGGCCCGCTCGCTGACCCGCCCGCTCGCCGTCCTGCGCCTCGGCTCGGCCCGCCTCGCCACCGACCCCGCGCCCCAGGAGCCGATCCGCTTCACCGGCCGCGACGACGAGTTCGCCCAGGTCGTACGCTCCGTCAACGCCCTGCACGGCCACGCGGCCGCCCTCACCGAGCGCCTCGCCACCCTCGAATCGGACCGCAAGCACCTCATCGGGCAGCGGCAGTCCATGGCCGACGAGCGTGCCGCGCTGCGCGAGGAGCTCGCCGAGGCCTCCGCGCACCTGGAGCGGGTGCGCCAGTCCATCCACGGCACCTTCGTCAACCTCGCCCTGCGCACGCTCGGCCTGGTCGAGCGCCAGCTCGCCGTCATCGAGCACCTGGAGGACCGCGAGCAGGACCCGGACCGCCTCGCCACGCTCTTCAAGCTCGACCACCTCGCCACCGTCATGCGGCGCCACAGCGAGAACCTTCTCGTCCTCGCCGGCGCGGAACACGGCCACCAGCACCCCGGCGCCGTCCCGCTCGTCGACGTGGTGCGCGCCGCCGTCTCCGAGATCGAGCGGTACGAACGCGTCCGCATCGCCACGCTGCCGCCGCACACGCACGTGGCGGGCTTCGCGGCGGACGACATCAGCCATCTCACCGCCGAACTCCTGGAGAACGCGACCTCGTTCTCGCCGCCGGACTCCTCCGTCGAGGTCTCCGGCTGGCTCCTGGAGAACGGCGAGGTCATGCTCTCCGTCCAGGACGAGGGCATCGGCGTCACGCAGGACCGCATGCGGGAGCTCAACGCCCGCCTCGCCGACTTCGACCCCGACGACGCGTACGACCAGGAGAGCGGGGACGGCCTCGGGCTCGGCCTGTACGTCGTCGCGCGGCTCGCCGCCCGGCACGGGGCGCGGGTGCGGCTGCGGGACCAGAAGCAGGGCGGGGTCGCGGCGGTCGTGGTGCTGCCCGAGGGCATCCTCGCGGACGCGCCCTCGCAGGCCCCGGTGGTCACGCCGCCGCGCGCGGGCGAGCCGCTGACCCATCTGCCGGGGTCGGAGGCGGAGGCCAACTCCAACGTGCTTCCGGGGCGGCTGGCCGGCGCGCCCGGCGAGGACCCGCTGATCGCGGCGGCGGAGCGGACCCTGGAGACGGAGCGGCCTTCGCCGTCGCCGGAACCGGGCCCCGGCCCGGGCCCAGACGCCGGCCCCGAGCCGGACACCGACCCGACCCCCGAGCCGGGCCCGGACCCGGACACCGGGCCGTCCCCGTCGCCGGAGACGACCATGGAGCTGGCGGTCCCCCCGGTACCGGAGGAGACCGCAGAGGAGCTCGCCCCGGAGCCGCAGCCGCAGCCGCAGCCGGAGACGGAGCAGGAATCGGCGCCGCAGCCCGAGCCCGACTCCACCCGGCCCGCGCCCCCCAAGTGGGAGCGCGTCACCGACAAGGGCCTGCCCAAGCGCACCCCGAAGATCACCGCCCCGGCAGCCGCCGCGCCCACGCCGCGCACCGGCTCCGTGGACGCCGAATCGCTCCGGCGCCGCCTCGGCAACTTCCACCAGGGCGCGATCAGCGGCCGACGGGACGTGGAGGCCGAGATCGCGGGTGATGGCTCAGGTGACGACTCGGGTGACGAAAAGAACGAACGAGCCGCAGACGTAATGGGGGACCCAGTCGAGGAGGCAAGCAGTTGA
- a CDS encoding roadblock/LC7 domain-containing protein, producing MRTPSSSAEPATYGLSREARNLHWLLTNLVEEVPGLLSVAVVSSDGLLLLSSDPGRNAEQPAEKPTGPKGSSADLATIVSGLGSLTIGAAKLMDGGGVKQTVVAMEEGSLFVTVISDGSLLGVHATPDCDMSVVAYHMALFVGRAGHVLTPELRSELRQSMESAR from the coding sequence ATGCGCACGCCCAGTTCTTCCGCCGAACCCGCCACGTACGGCCTGAGCAGGGAAGCACGCAACCTGCACTGGCTTCTGACGAACCTGGTGGAGGAGGTGCCCGGGCTCCTCTCCGTCGCGGTCGTCTCGTCCGACGGGCTGCTCCTGCTCTCCTCCGACCCCGGGCGGAACGCCGAGCAGCCCGCGGAGAAGCCCACGGGACCCAAGGGGTCGAGCGCCGACCTCGCGACCATCGTGTCCGGGCTCGGCTCCCTCACCATCGGTGCCGCGAAGCTCATGGACGGCGGCGGGGTCAAGCAGACCGTCGTCGCGATGGAAGAGGGCAGCCTCTTCGTCACGGTGATCAGCGACGGCTCGTTGCTCGGCGTGCACGCCACCCCGGACTGCGACATGAGCGTCGTCGCGTACCATATGGCCCTCTTCGTCGGCCGCGCCGGGCACGTGCTCACCCCCGAACTCCGCAGCGAACTGCGCCAGTCGATGGAGAGTGCCCGATGA
- a CDS encoding DUF742 domain-containing protein yields MSSSSRSTGRNKTPKLPQRGGDRKPARVRPYSLTGGRTRFGHVLLVETFVASNAAIEAPDERLELPKGTLSKVMPEMRAIVEICRRMRTVAEIAALLKMPLGVVRVLLSDLADQGKIRVYGTGHGPGQPDRALLERVLSGLRRL; encoded by the coding sequence ATGAGCAGCAGCAGCCGCAGCACCGGCCGCAACAAGACGCCGAAGCTGCCGCAGCGCGGCGGCGACCGAAAACCCGCCCGCGTCCGCCCCTACTCGCTGACCGGCGGCAGGACCAGGTTCGGTCACGTCCTGCTCGTCGAGACGTTCGTGGCGAGCAACGCCGCGATCGAGGCGCCCGACGAGCGCCTGGAACTGCCCAAGGGCACGCTGTCGAAGGTCATGCCGGAGATGCGGGCGATCGTCGAGATCTGCCGTCGCATGCGCACGGTGGCGGAGATCGCCGCGCTCCTCAAGATGCCGCTCGGTGTCGTCCGCGTCCTGCTCAGCGACCTCGCCGACCAGGGAAAGATCCGCGTGTACGGAACGGGCCACGGCCCGGGACAGCCCGACCGCGCACTGCTGGAAAGGGTGCTGAGTGGACTCCGCCGTCTCTGA
- a CDS encoding GTP-binding protein produces the protein MDSAVSELLENENEGQLQAWQTDRSRAPIATKIVVAGGFGVGKTTLVTAVSEITPLQTEALMTQASADTDDLTGTPEKTTTTVAMDFGRITLDDDLVLYLFGTPGQQRFWFMWDDLVRGAIGAVVLADTRRLSDCFPALDYFESCGLPYVVAVNHFDGSEKFEVADVREALTVPPHIPVLIMDARQRISVVESLLALVGHALDVTPE, from the coding sequence GTGGACTCCGCCGTCTCTGAACTCCTCGAGAACGAGAACGAGGGTCAGTTGCAGGCCTGGCAGACGGACAGGTCACGCGCCCCGATCGCCACGAAGATAGTGGTGGCGGGCGGTTTCGGTGTCGGCAAGACGACGCTGGTGACCGCCGTCTCCGAGATCACGCCCCTCCAGACGGAGGCGCTGATGACGCAGGCGAGCGCCGACACCGACGATCTGACCGGGACCCCCGAGAAGACGACCACGACGGTCGCCATGGACTTCGGCCGCATCACGCTCGACGACGACCTGGTGCTCTACCTCTTCGGTACGCCGGGCCAGCAGCGGTTCTGGTTCATGTGGGACGACCTGGTGCGCGGCGCGATCGGCGCCGTCGTGCTCGCCGACACCCGCCGCCTGTCCGACTGCTTCCCGGCGCTCGACTACTTCGAGAGCTGCGGCCTGCCGTACGTCGTCGCCGTCAACCACTTCGACGGCAGCGAGAAGTTCGAGGTGGCGGACGTGCGCGAGGCCCTGACGGTGCCGCCGCACATACCGGTGCTGATCATGGACGCCAGGCAGCGGATCTCGGTCGTCGAGTCGCTCCTCGCCCTGGTCGGCCACGCGCTCGACGTAACCCCTGAGTAA